Genomic DNA from Trichoderma asperellum chromosome 5, complete sequence:
CGAACCCATAGAACGAAATATCGAGCGAGTACACAGGGTGAATAAAGATCCCAATATCGAGCGAGTACCTAGGGTGAATAAAGATCCCTTCGACAAAGCTGTTGCGCAACTTGTTGATTACGGATTTACTCCCGAGCAGGCTCGACGAGGGCTTGTGGAGAGCGGAACAGGATTCAATGCACAGGCAGCGGCTAATTGGCTCTTGGATGAGGCTCATAGGAAATCAAAGGAGGCGTCACAAGCTCGGGGCTCTCAAGGGCGAGGCTCTCCTGCATCAGGAGGCCAAAATCAGCGAAGCGACAGTCGATCGCCTGCAAGAGGAGGCGAGGTTGACTTTGCGAAAACAGCGGCTGCTATGGGAAGCACCCTATTCAAGTCTGCCAATACTCTTTGGAAGACTGGGCAAAAGAAGATGCAACAAGCAGTGGCGGAATTCCAGCAGGAAGGACACGGAGACCCAAGCCAGCCGAAATGGATGCGCGATGCTCAACAGGCACGAGCACAGCCGAGGCCTACCCAAGGCAGCTCCAACGCCACGGACGAGGCACTTATGCTTGAGTCTGGTGGTAGGCCACAGCCtgccaggagcagcagcagcagccgtccAGCCGTTGAATCAAGATCCGGGCCTCAGATTTCACGAGGATCATCGCCCGCCCTATCTTCAGGACCCCAAAGCCGAAATAGCCCTGTTCCACGATGGCAACAGCAAACGGCACCGCCGCCTATGGTGTCGGATGCAAGATCAAGGCTGAACAGACTTACAGTagacgatgatgacagcTTCTCTAGCTATGTAAGTGCTAGcaggagaaagaaggcaaGCCCGGCGCCAGAGCCAAAGACATCTGAGCCTGAGCCGGATCTACTGTTCGGCTCACAGGCGTCAAAACCAACGCAGCGAAACCCCTCCCCAGCAGTCCAGCGATCAACACCAACAGCCCCAAGTCAACCTCGGCCAGCACCAGCGGTTGCGCCTCCGCGTAAGGCCACACCCAGACCTGCTCGACAAATTCCTTCTATCAGCCCTGCAGCACTGCAAGCATCGACAACGCACAGGCTACAGGGAACTACGCATTTTAAGCGAGGCGACTATGCGGCGGCACATGCGTCTTACTCTTCATCTCTGTCGTCTGTTCCTACAACGCATCCTCTAATGATTATCCTGCTCACAAATCGTGCATTAACTGCCCTAAAGACTGGAGAGCCTAAACAAGCAGTGGCTGATGCAGATGAAGCGCTCAAAATCATTGGACCAGGGAACGGCCAAGGGGAAACAGTGGCTGTAAAGAATGAGGCTGGGCAGGAAGAGAATCGTGACATGAAAGAGCTCTATGGAAAGGCGCTAAGCAGGAAAGCAGAGGCCTTGGAGCAGATGGAGAGATGGGCAGACGCAGGCACAGTATGGAAGCAATGTGTTGAAGCTGGTGTTGGTGGAGCTACGGCTGTCAAGGGCCGTCAGCGATGCCAGGACGCCCTTGCTCCTAAGCCCAAGCCTGCTCCAAGACCAGCAGCAAAGCCCCGGCCTCAGCCATCAGCGGCCAGTCGAGCACCTCAGAAAGACTCTGAAGCAGTCACAAGGTTACGTGAAGCTAACCAGGCCGCTGCCAAAGAGGATGACGAGAAGTTTGCTCTAGCAGACAAGGTAGACGCCAAGGTATCTGCATGGAGAGacgggaagagagagaatctGCGGGCTTTGCTGGCTAGTATGGATTCGGTGCTCTGGGAGAATAGCGGCTGGAAGAAGGTTGGGCTGCATGAGCTGGTCATGGCAAACAAGGTCAAGATTTCGTACATGAAGGCTATTGCAAAGACCCACCCTGACAAGGTAAGATATGCAACTGAGATGTTCCGAACGAATCCTGGGAATATACGCTTACTTTTGGATGTGTAGCTTCCGCAAGACGCAAGTACTGAGGTGAGACTCATTGCTGGACTGGTGTTTAGCACTCTGAATGAGAGCTGGGATAAGTTCAAAGCAGACAATGGGCTATGAAGCGTCTCATTTGAAAGCgattctgttttttttttttttttttttttttctctatatGCAGGCATTGCATAGAAGCAGCCAGAGTAAGGGGACATGAGAGAGGATTTCCCAACTTGATGATGACCATGGCAATGATCATTACGGTGTTGGATGATGGATATGATGACTTGAGTGTTTGTTCAGATATCAGATATTTGCTCTTTATTTCGATTTACTTCGCCCATACGCCATGCTATGCCCTATATCATACCTaacgtatatatatgtttaTAACCAAGAAAATTAGAAGATGTAACACCCCCCAGTCTGTAAACTCCAAATCCCATCTCACATCGGCTGTTTATAATCGCCAATCTTTTTCCCCTGTTCTCCCCTCTCCTCAACCCTCTTCGTAcagggaagaaagaatattACAAACCCAGCATGCGCCTAACGCCGTCGCGGACCGTCTTCTCGTACTCGTCCCGGCGCTCGCGCCACATCTTGGCGGCCTCGACGTTGGCGGGGCTCTCGTCGTTGGGCTCGGCCAGCATGCTCATGACGGAGATGAGGATCTTCTCGACGGATTGGATGGGGGACCAGCGCTCGGAGGCGTGTTCGTAGTGGTTGGGGTCGTCGCCAGGGGggtggaggatggagatgcagaCGAGGCCGCTGGGGTAGACTAAATTATTGTCGCAAAATCGTGTTagtctttttgctttcttgccagtagtagtagtagtagtagtagcgaATTGTGGATTTTGCGACATGAGAAATACTAATTCCTTTTCGGGGCTAGAAACATAGATAGAGAGACACAAACATACCGTTGGGATGCCACATGTCGGCCAAAAACTTCATCGACGGCGGCGCCAGCGGGTAGTCCTTTGGGAATTTCAGCTCGGCAGGGAAGACGCCGCCCTCAAAGGGCGTTCCTTCGGGGCCCTGGATGAGACATTCCCAGTGGAGGAGGTCGTCTTCCGAGACAGGGCCGGCGGTGATGCCTTCGGGCGGGTTGTTTGTGAGGGCGCGGTATTCTTGGAGGAGGCGCCGGTGGGCGGTTGATTGGGCCATGTTTGGGGcggttattttttattattatttttattattatttattatggTGAGGAggcgagagaaaaaagaagagaaaagaatgagGGTTGATTTGgcttgacgatgatggaggTTGGTGTTTGGTTGGAGATTGAGGGCGAGATCGCGGAATCGGAGCCGCGGCGGGAGAGCAACCCGAACAGGTGGCGGGGTCTGGGACGATGGAGGTACGTACCGTTTCTTGTTTGAGGCAAGGAAGCCTTTTGTGGCTGATGTTGCGAACTGTCTGCGCCACCAACGGTCAGGCGTGTAAGTGCTGGAGGTGGACTGTGATGCGCTCAAAACGGGGCGCTTTCATTAATATGAAAAGCTAAAACAGTTATTATACTTGATGTTATATATTGTATATACTACTATGTTAGCCGCACTTTTCGGTCTTTGTTATTTACCGGTATACTCTCTTTACATATACGCAGTTACCTAATATGGTCCGTCTTATTTGGTGGTGGATGTCCCCATTGGGATATCCTACCTGAAGCGCAGCCCTTTCCAGTCTGACCTGCAGAAGTAGAGAGACATACTAGGCCGAGGGAGTGATGCAATGATATTTCAAAGTAAAAGCTAGGTGATGAATTTGCCTATCTGCGGCAGTCGATAGGAATCATCTCCGCGATACTCTGGCCATCTGTTGGGGACTACGCAGCGGGTTTGTAAGTATAAGTACATAAAGAGCTGTACAGAGTTTGGATTTATCAACAGTACTAATGAATGGGGGTATCGagtactagcagcagcaatagtaGTGGCAAACctatttctcctcttctccttaccctttcattttttttagcgAAAACGAAATTGGCATGAGAAACGACATAAATACTACCCAACTATCATTAGCTTtcaagcttctcttcttATCTAATGTTTAAAATCTCTATCGGCTGAATTGGATAATTTATTCCACGTAGGAGCATGGCGGTACAGGAGAGTATTCATACATTCATAGTTACGTTCTAGAACTTCAGCTGCCCTCAGTTCTGGAATTGTTTTAAAAAAGGAGTCTCGTATAATCTGCAGTGTTACCGGGAAAATGCCACCTCTTAGGCGAGTGCGAAGCTACAGCCTATTGTTTCTTTGATGATTCGTCGGCACAGAATTCCGGGCGAGCGGCTGAGAGAcgttgtgtgtgtgcgtgtgtgctTACGTGTTACGTGTGAATGTCTTACCTGTTTTAATCCAATTGGGCTCTTTTGCTTGTCTGAGGAGTGAAGCTGCGATGTATAAAAGGGGGGTTAATCGTTCCTCTGTCCAAAGCAACTCGAGAAGTCAGTCCG
This window encodes:
- a CDS encoding uncharacterized protein (EggNog:ENOG41~BUSCO:EOG092D2A39), with product MDDLSGLDWSANASGNKPKPMAANPSYPPYRSSPSPFGTGQSTPLSAQQSNNSVPKAAPAKVAQDSFSNLSFGLPKATQKLSLAERQAQLEAEKRKKEEERRKLAEAQFGNGQHWDALGSRGFTPSPVPQQQQQNPAPAPAKSSANDDDDLFAAFNRDTKVDNASHYPPPAPNKGKLDLTDSSAWGSTTASNGNGAFGGDDDDDPFGLHEVKPAASTGAGRGTSSGADDFDFLGDLGRPVDEIRKEQQAKQEALRSEPGKPIEDDSSSSDDDEPIERNIERVHRVNKDPNIERVPRVNKDPFDKAVAQLVDYGFTPEQARRGLVESGTGFNAQAAANWLLDEAHRKSKEASQARGSQGRGSPASGGQNQRSDSRSPARGGEVDFAKTAAAMGSTLFKSANTLWKTGQKKMQQAVAEFQQEGHGDPSQPKWMRDAQQARAQPRPTQGSSNATDEALMLESGGRPQPARSSSSSRPAVESRSGPQISRGSSPALSSGPQSRNSPVPRWQQQTAPPPMVSDARSRLNRLTVDDDDSFSSYVSASRRKKASPAPEPKTSEPEPDLLFGSQASKPTQRNPSPAVQRSTPTAPSQPRPAPAVAPPRKATPRPARQIPSISPAALQASTTHRLQGTTHFKRGDYAAAHASYSSSLSSVPTTHPLMIILLTNRALTALKTGEPKQAVADADEALKIIGPGNGQGETVAVKNEAGQEENRDMKELYGKALSRKAEALEQMERWADAGTVWKQCVEAGVGGATAVKGRQRCQDALAPKPKPAPRPAAKPRPQPSAASRAPQKDSEAVTRLREANQAAAKEDDEKFALADKVDAKVSAWRDGKRENLRALLASMDSVLWENSGWKKVGLHELVMANKVKISYMKAIAKTHPDKLPQDASTEVRLIAGLVFSTLNESWDKFKADNGL
- the UBC7 gene encoding Ubiquitin-conjugating enzyme E2 7, with the protein product MAQSTAHRRLLQEYRALTNNPPEGITAGPVSEDDLLHWECLIQGPEGTPFEGGVFPAELKFPKDYPLAPPSMKFLADMWHPNVYPSGLVCISILHPPGDDPNHYEHASERWSPIQSVEKILISVMSMLAEPNDESPANVEAAKMWRERRDEYEKTVRDGVRRMLGL